actagtggtagagctttgtgcaagctcgtctgggtaggtaccacccactcatcacatattctaccgcaaagcagcagtacttggtactgttctgtgttccggtctgaagggtgagtgagccagtgtaattaaaggcacaagggacataacatcttagttcccaaggttggtggcgcattggctatgtaagcgatggttgacatttcttacaatgccaatgtctaaggacgtttggtgaccacttaccatcaggtggcccatatgctcgcccgctgAATGCTGAAAATGGATAATCTATTTGTTAAACATTGGGGGGCAACTTCATGTATCAACTCGTTGTTTTAGATCCCTTATGTAtcttaaataatagttaatatatctacTAACATAGTTTTAAGCTTGTAACTAACCATGGTTACCATCtgcaaataaacatttattatattattaataataatgaatcgtTAAAAACAGGACCAAGTGTGTTACACATATATTTAACGGTTtttgaatttttctttttttttttcttttttgttatgtttggggacttatcgtttttattcgtattttttgtatagtaagtatttatattatatacttgtaattttatgtgtattgatatataataatctgtattttgtatttacatttatttattagtttgttttaggtatagattaatgttattttatttattattatagcaccacctacctcatatcttGTGTGTTATCAcatacaccgttggttgcctggaagagatcgctatgtagcaataaggtcgccaaaattgtatgctacttttattcaGGCTGTATCCATATTTTGTATCTGACGGGccgttgacgtggttggtagatacttgcctttcacgccgaaggttgtgggttcgattcccacccaggccATTGCCAGGCAGTGGCCAGGCCACCCATTAGTGTGCATACAAcaacacgtctgtttgtcctgaatctgagtgtattatgtatttacaaaagaaaagtagtatatgtagtatatcatttgtctggtttccatcgtacaagctctggttagtttgggatcagatgaccatgtgtgaataatgtcccaggataaaaaaataaataaaataaagtataaagtaaagtaaagtaagtgcattgttgaaattaattgatatcaaaaacttgataaaaaaaaattattcagctTTACTGTGTTTGAAGACGATACaaataccgcaatgtttgaagacgaaagtcttcaaacAACCAATGCGttttacctgccatgacatacggtgccgaaacgtggacactaactgcgggactagtccacaaattcaaagtcgctcagcgtgctatggagcgagctatgctcagagtatctttgaaggataagatcaaaaatgagattatccggaaaagaaccggagtcaccgacatagcttgcaaaattagcaggctgaagtggcagtgggctggtcacgtatgtcgtaggaccgatggccgttggagcagacgagtctaGAGtagagaccgcgaatcggcaagcgcagcgtagggcgtcctccagccaggtggaccgacgaccgacgacgacgacgacgatgaagaaggtggcgggcaccaactggatgcggaaggcggaggacagggagctttggcgcaccttggaagaggcctatgttcagcagtggacaacgattggctgttgattgattgattgattacagTGTATAagtatcataatttttttaaatcataaaaaaaaaaaactaataaattattattacaaatctaCAAAAGCCAGAACCTTGTACTTCGATTTTAGAAGGACCCGGAACACCGATTGAGAGACAGGCAAaaacaaaacagattataaaaaaaaaattacagcctGAATGAAAATCTCACTGCTGGACTTTAgagtttgcagcttattccaccgcgatGCTTTAATAGGTGTGTCATCAAATCACATTGTAATAcatcctattaaaaaaaaatttgaagctCTATCAATTTAGACGCAGtccttaactttttatatagtataattgtaactataaataaataaggcttaGATCATAAGGtctttcatatattaaaattttaaccataaataaataaagtttaagtcAAAAGGTCTACACACACTACACTACACAGTCACAGTAAAAggaatcatattaaaataggtATAACTGACCAGCTCACTATGAGcatgtaattaaaacaattgtttagcaaccattataatatattttattaaactaatatgCAATACTGTTGTCAacatttttcaaacatttatttgaTTCATATTAACCAGATACTCAATctgcttaattataaatacaaatatttttattatatgtatataattgttttatctgtaaataaatacatacttaagacatttttttttgtatttaagtacaactatttgaattatactttattaaacatttaaattataactgtaTAAAAAATCTGTGaaagttgtaatattttatattatagatgtgttattaaaaatataaataaattagtcaaATGCATAAAACCAGCCATTTTATGcaatgatatttgtttttaatatcaaccaatattgataaagaaaacatttttgatgacaaaatgaatgaacgaaataaataatgacggcttaatttttgttttacgaacagaatatttgaattttgtctttaactatacttagtattttttaatgttttacatatttctataaagcttaaatatgttaatacaaAATCTCATAATATGGCAACATTGTAGAAGGTTCTAGAATTTATTGAAAGGCGTCGTATAGTGATTCTTGTCCGGGATCTGTTTTGTACCGCTTCGGTAATTCGCTGTCCTCTTCAATATAATCACATGGGATTAGGACCTGAAAATAAGTTACAGCTATATTTTTTGCTATATTATAAATCGGTAACAATTATCAAAGTTGAAAAAAAGCCGCTGCGTTTTTTTTTAGTGGTCGTTCTCTGGTCAGGTTTTGGGTAATTTATTTTCCGATCCGGTGGTAAATTTTACTTTGACTCTTATTAAGTGTGATGTTtctaatttctaaatattttatatatatcaaattgtgTGCTTATGTTTTCAGCTCAAACATCTGggtgatttaaaattaataagtgcCGTTGAATGATGATGtatttaaacattgatttgtctctttctaaagttattaatttgatattcgaaagaagaagatacagcATTGTTTGACTAATCACCCATTTCTACATATTTACCAAAATTTACCTTTTCCGTCAGTGGTTTCCCTTCCAGCAAATATTTAAGCTTATGCATTTGACAAGGGTTCAAAATCCGCTCTAGACTAAACTCCTCGTACTTCTGACCATTTCGCTTGCCGTTCGTCCAGCCTCTCGAGTACTGGAATGTCTGTGAGGCCACTGACGTCATCGTGACAACGAGAAGGAGGATGGTGGTGTTCGGAACCATggtaactgaaaaaaatatataattgaacatACAAGCTATACGATTTTCAACCAATGTATGGATTGATTCAAgttgtaaattggctgaaatatgatgaCGATTGTTCAAGATTGTCAAAGATGTATAGAGTTATATGCATTACGATATAAACCTTTAATGTAGACCCTTGCGACTTTGCGGGCCCGTGCGAAGTCGGGACGGGTACCATGTATAAAATAACCCTGATAAAACGATGTCGCCTTTACTTGCCAATAAGTATGTCAACAATATTGTCACATTGAAAAAACACACGTGTAGGATATTTTCAGATATTCAAACAAGCGTTATGTTTTATTTGGTGTTTAAAAATAGCAACGTAGTACTTTAGTTAGTTTagcttatgaaatatattaaaaatgaaaattaaactgTAATCACATAGGTTTTTACgtttcattttacaaaacaaattcaattaaaagCCAGAATAACTTTattcttataaacgttgttactgtattataaaagatttcagattcttaatttaaaaaaaaaagaaatacggTTTTCTgtgtctaatttttatttatataatacatgatatagttttgaatttatatgctttatttcctgtttgtgtttttttaatgatttttttttatattcgccgggagggcaaatgactctactccacctgatggtaagtggtagtagagtccaaacgcgacgacggccagtacagacgggaagaatgttctgcactagccgccttcgccttgccggcccgcaagatgcctccagtaggtacttagcggagccatcccaacggtgcgagcaatattccacgcaagaccgtacctgtgttttatataataggcacagttgttgtggcgtgaaaaaacgccgcaccttattcagaactccgagtttccgtgaagctgtttttataacagcctcgatgtaatcccttggactaaggtcgcagcgaacgtcaatcccaagcatggtgattttgctttgtatcaccagcggagtaccacagagggagggaagaggggaaaatgttgactttttcgctgtgagagcgcatacctgtgttttcttggcattaaactcaacaagattatcagagccccatttggtgacgagctctaatgtcctatcgagttcaatgacaagatccttccgcctctcctcaatttccgctcgcccagccactgcgcgtccgtggtatccaccatgcactgtactaatgtctgcatagcaatgtatgtttccaagagagagcatatcattgatatgcaaaagaaagtgtgggagatagcacagatccctgggggactccagcattcactacatagaattgtgaagcgcaaccatcaaataaaacacgaaggctacgcttgtgtaggaagctggcaatccaggtaaatagctgagcaggcagaccatatgccggcagctttccgttccatcaccttacaaagtactgaggtgatagctattggccgataatatgccgggtcagaccgattcctttttttgggaaccgcttgcacattagctcttctccaagcctccggcactcatcccgaagagagagaaaattGGATCAGGCGCGTCAGCACAGGAGACAGATCCTGAATTctgcgttaggaaactgctcttgcgcagcatctgccacccgactaagatggtcaaataatcggcttgtctccaagtcaccattgtgggttCTGTAGaagcacacgtagactcgactctgacgaaccaggtccacacgtaccaccaacatggagaaggaggggtcctccaagcagcgcagtcggtgacagcaaacatccgtcctgacgaataagcatactccggctttcgctttgaaggattcttcaagcgtgtagccggtataattaaggtagctggtatcggcaggacggagtatttgtggctccgtgagaaacaacattgctggccgtgctgtctcgagatggtggtggacagcgttgaggttagcgtggagtccacggatgttagagaactcgacctcaaacagcgagggtatggtggaggtgtgcaccgctgtacgaccgttatttttgttttgttgcgctaccatttgggaaaaaaaatgaaaaagagacgtgaagcgagggacgtattgccacgatagggatgggcaaagcgtggaggcgtgtttccccaagtggttgccaaaaggataaatacactgacccgcccaACGGAAGGCACTTTTGGCTCTTTTGGCAGCCGCAAGAATACCTttgttctatccactgggccCTTTGGGCTCTTGTAAGTTGTCttggtataataaaaatatatttatatatacaatttataaggatataatagtttttttttcctcTGTTTGTTaaccgattttctttttttgacgAACTAcacagttttaataaataaaaattgcaaattaGAGAAGAAAAAAAGCATCCCAAAAATGCCAATTCACATGCttttctcaaattttcaataattattatggtctaCTTCGACCAATGAACGAACGCTAGTTaactaaaaatagatttttaagtttaagttgtattaaaattatatcgataaaaaataacgaaattaaGAAACGCCTCCGCTAATTTTCACCGAGACTCTGATGAACGTATTACAAAGTATCGAGTGAAACATTTACCctttaaagaaaaagaaactAACGGTAATTACTGGTGTCCAGTGCTAACAAAGCCCTCTTCTCTCCTCTTCTGTAATTATTAGAACTGGACTCCATTGACTTTATAGACTTGTGACGCATTTTCCTGTAAATTTAATACGTATTTTTCCGattattttataccaatcacTGTCCTACTTTCATTAAtagtttactttatttaataataaataaatagccctTAATCacgttaattgtataaatacgtCTTTTCCTCTTAACAAAAACGTttagagcttaatccaccactcTGCTAACTTACAGATTGGATATAGGTAGATGTGGCATTTCATCTGACATTAGacatatgaataaaaaacaaaacaaacccATGAAAACTTAAAAGTTCTTGGTTTCGAATTCGcaatttccttttaaaatacACGTTTTCTATTTCTATGCCATCGCGGATctgattttatttacttgtactATGAAATAACAGATAGATCGTCTGTATATGTATGTCGTATGTTGTTGGAGATAAATACTTTTCatatgatttgtttttaatcttttaatttggtatgtttcttatatattttgatatatgaaacataaaacaataataatcgattttcaattatagtaaatatttggtTATACAGAATGAGGTgcttgtgtatttttattacaccCAAGAGATCTTAAGCCGTTTACggtttctattataaaaatatacttataatgttattattcttAGTAAAATATTGTTCCCTTCTTTACCCTTACCGCGTAACTTTATTGGTACAAAGAAAAATTGCGATTATTGTATCATGATATACAAATGCaagtatttactattattttttttttcatgtcaaagaaagcatatttaaaattaatttatttatgtcattttgaatttgttgataatatgattatttaaatttcgcgTAGATGAACTGGAAGGGTGCAAAACTGAAgtggtaaaatatttgaaaatattacatttagattaattaaaccgtatatttatatatccttaaTTCGCCTCTTTAAAAAGGTATTGGTAGTAGTcgtaatagttaataaatatctaattttattttacagttcccattttgtttattattttatcttgttctgtatatttgatattgtatcTGTTGTCAAAAATCGGAAGAAAATTGTACTGAACCGTTTTGCCTCTGCTCATTTATAATCctagctaatattataaatgcgtaaattagttagtttatttgtatgttcGTTACGCTATCATGTCTGAACaactgaaattttgtatacgcgttgtcaggggtacataaAAGTACATTATCTATATTTACATGACAGTTGAGACTTTTTAACTAACACAGCCGTATGATGTAATAACATGGCGTCTACTATTTTCTATGGTGTCCAAAAAGTGATTAAAACGATTGAAAATCTTGAattgaattatttgtttatgaacCTAAGCTatctgaataatataattttaattttatacatacactacacttatatatatatatatatatatatacttattactgTAGCTTTATTTTCGATTAGTTACgacgttaaaataatattatatgatacacCCAATGGTGTAGAGATGATAGATACGATCGTTTAGGTCATGTTCTTTGATTCTTAATAATGTATCGGATACGATATTTGAACCGCAAGATCCTGCGAGCCgttgttagtatttttatatggacAATTTGTTttctactatattataatatacaataaccATTTGGATAAATTGAATGTTCGTCCGCACGTACATAATAGGTTACATTTCTCAACTAacacttattaataatattaacaatattttaatattaataaattcttattagactgataatgtgttttttataagtttaaaatattcaaccaacattattaaagttgaaaaaatatttaagttagttAATAGAAATAAgaaagagccgagatgacccagtggttagaacgcgtaaatcttaaccgacaatcgcggttcaaacccaggcaaacaactgaatttgcatgttctcaatttgtgtttattacatTTCGCGTTCGATGAAGGAAAATCGTAATCATCGTAAAAAAACCTTGCCTGTTTctgaattcattttttaatttcaccaaccacattggagcagcgtggtggaaaaagctccaagccttttcctcaaaaagagaggccttagcccagtataGTGATATTCACACGTGTTTACTATTCGtctattttactttttaggtaATAGATGAATGAATACGAAagacaaaaaaacattttgtttgaaTTCTAAAAGACAGTTAAGCTATTCCGTAAGAAAACTTCCTAAATGCACACACTTCCTACAAAACCCGATGAAATATTAGAAAGCATCCTGTTTTGCGTCAGTTGTCAATTTATCTTATTGGTCTGAATAGTCGGCCAGCCTGTCCATGATGGGGTCGTCTTTACTATGGATCGTCATTCTAAGTTATAGTCCAGAATGTTTTTTATCGTTGCCACCTGTTGCCCTTGCTCTATTCTGCAGTTACCGTGCCACGTCATCCTGTCATTGATATAGTATAGGAAGTTCTTCAAATGACTTCAAATGAATTATTGCATGTgatacattaacagcctgttaatggtcactgctggtctaaggcctcctctccttttttgaggagaaggtttggacattattccaacacgctgctccaatgcgggttggtagaatacacatgtggcagaatttcaatgaaattagacacatgcaggtttcctgacgatgttttccttcaccgtcaagcgcaagatgaattataatcacaaattaagcacatgaaaattcagtgttgcttgtccgggtttgaacccacgatcatcggttaagatgcacgcgttctatccactaggccatctcggcttttgataCGCTGTCGTGCAATTGTAGATTTTTCGTCGCAGATTTTATGAAGATGACAGTCTCATAACTTTAGTCCCTGTGCCTCTACTTTGTTTATTATGTACTAGATATTCATTCAACGTCATCAATGTGGATATTTTACCAGTCAATCCGcttataagaatttattaattagctGCTAGCCCTTATACAATTAAGATATTTATGGGTAACGTTTAAAGAAACGCTATATATAATAGGATTTGATTTGAGACTTTTAAAGTCAGTCTAGTAATCAATattcaatcaatatttaaagttaagcaATGGCGTTGAGCTTtattgtaaaagtaaatttaatagcaataaaaaaaatatttaaattacaaaataaatttagtatgaaatatgttagtattaaaataatactattttactTGGTTGTTTGGCCATTATTAcgttaatacattaaaatttgttatagtgctttttttgttattaaataggtGGCGAACGGGAAAAGGGCGCCACTTGATGGACACCAGCGCCCctaaacattggcgctgtaagaaattgtACTTCGTACCTTATACCTATttctttcaattaaatataacgtaACACAATAACACATaatgaaatattgtattaatgttagttataaaaataattttacctttCCGCTAAGAAGTACACAGGCAAATTTTCTCACTCGAatcaaactttaaattaaatgacgtacttttttaaatttcgaattatcAATTGGATCTTGATCCTTCTTCAGTTGACGGGTGACTACACTTCGTAGAGTCAACTTACCCCTTTTATACGAAGCGAGGCGCGCTACAGTGATCTCagaatatttttgaaaaggACACCCACGTGAAAATAATAGAGTGGAGGGTATAATTGGTAATAAAGCGTTTTCAGTGCTTTTAAAACTACTATTAAAAGATTCAATATTTTCTGCGCTTTTTGTTACAAATACACTTTAATatgaaagattaaaaatatgtttgatacatttataaaatattcggttattataaaatatttcttcattGTTTGTagatagtaatatttttgtttatttaggtattcgtttaatgaatattacattaattatgtaCTTCATATGTTCGTCTATAAATATGACAGTTGTTTAAGCGAAGATTGAAATTGTGACAATAGTTAACTTTAACTTATAATTAGTAATCCATTAGATTTACTAATTGCTTATTAACAATTCTGcaaaaaaatgcttaaacaATTGAACTATATTATAGTCATATTTCGTATATTTACGAAAAAGTCATAAACTTGAATATTTCGTTACATCATTGTGGAACAACCATGAATGAACAAACGCAGATTTGCGCCCCGCGTGTAAACGTGGTTTCGTATAATATAGACCAGTTGCATCGACTAATTTCATAAACGATTGAAAtagtcagttttttttattaagttataaataatataaatgtgtgaTAAGGATATGAAGCTGGATGAGGGTTTCGCAATACCAAAGAAATCCTTGGGCATTTGCACTGGAATGGACGTCTTCCAGCTGGAATTATGATGATATCGATGATGATTTTGGCTTAGGTATATGGCTATTTATCGAAAAGAGCGACGAGACTCTTGGACTTATTATTGGTTCTAATATTTTCTGAACTATTTTCTTGTGTaggtacaataaattattaaattcgggGGTTCAATATCATACCACATGAGAAGTGTTGTGTGGATGCTTTTGACGCTAGGATAAGATTGAAAACCGAATGAATTCTGTGAGGAATTACATGTTCAAgaggatattaaaaaacataaacaggATTAGGGTTATATGATGATACGATTCCATTTCAGTATCTGTGATAtatagtttttgaaataagtggaACACTGTTC
The DNA window shown above is from Nymphalis io chromosome 25, ilAglIoxx1.1, whole genome shotgun sequence and carries:
- the LOC126778324 gene encoding pro-corazonin-like, producing MVPNTTILLLVVTMTSVASQTFQYSRGWTNGKRNGQKYEEFSLERILNPCQMHKLKYLLEGKPLTEKVLIPCDYIEEDSELPKRYKTDPGQESLYDAFQ